From a region of the Phaeodactylum tricornutum CCAP 1055/1 chromosome 4, whole genome shotgun sequence genome:
- a CDS encoding predicted protein, whose translation MASSVIRRGGVLLAGGGVYATAVYLTYHYLRMNKEQNLVSADGDNYISYVNNPDRTKKFQKVAEFYDEFIGRDEIFMGINLLRRSLLFFHAKGTVLEVGAGTGRNISFYPSSVDRVVLTDSSDQMLLQAKNKIQRLTVDERKRFAVIEADSARLSLPENAFDTVVDTFGLCSYDDPVLVLKEMARVCKPSGKILLLEHGRSKTWDFVTDHLDKHAEQHAANWGCVWNRDLDAVIAASGLNVRVLNRWHFGTTYYIVCQPP comes from the coding sequence ATGGCGAGCTCCGTGATCCGAAGAGGTGGTGTACTTCTAGCGGGTGGCGGGGTTTACGCAACAGCGGTCTATCTTACGTACCATTACTTACGAATGAACAAAGAGCAAAACCTGGTGTCTGCCGATGGAGACAATTACATCTCCTACGTGAATAATCCCGATCGGACCAagaaatttcaaaaagtcGCGGAATTTTACGACGAGTTCATCGGACGTGATGAAATTTTCATGGGAATTAATTTACTACGACGATCACTCCTATTCTTCCATGCTAAAGGTACTGTTCTAGAAGTCGGTGCCGGAACGGGGCGAAATATTTCGTTTTACCCATCATCGGTTGATAGAGTTGTACTAACAGACTCCTCGGACCAGATGTTGTTGCAAGCAAAGAATAAAATTCAGCGTTTGACTGTGGATGAACGAAAACGATTTGCCGTGATAGAAGCCGACTCAGCTCGGCTTTCTCTTCCTGAAAATGCGTTTGACACCGTTGTTGATACATTTGGGCTATGCAGTTATGACGACCCTGTTTTGGTATTGAAGGAAATGGCGCGCGTGTGCAAGCCTTCAGGGAAAATCCTACTTTTGGAGCACGGACGAAGCAAAACCTGGGATTTTGTAACGGACCATCTTGATAAGCATGCTGAGCAGCACGCAGCGAATTGGGGGTGCGTTTGGAACCGAGACTTGGACGCCGTGATTGCGGCTTCAGGTTTGAACGTACGAGTTTTAAATCGCTGGCATTTTGGCACGACCTATTATATAGTATGCCAGCCTCCTTAA
- a CDS encoding predicted protein, with protein MQQQFVIEHVDDGSPGQDYDPTNVHDNTENDSLQDEDELETNRLRWKKARNQVFANYLPYYNILAKAAETSFASFCEVQKGFPEFVKKVVSLSREEEETRNGGAIDTSMGLPTDRAKSNRRRKPFYSPDRRSDTRSTKERHDQGSKSTDQNGDKSPDQNGDETTDQNGDKTLSF; from the coding sequence ATGCAGCAGCAGTTTGTGATTGAACATGTTGATGATGGTAGTCCAGGGCAAGATTATGATCCCACCAATGTACACGACAACACAGAGAATGACAGTTTGCAAGATGAAGATGAATTGGAAACAAATAGACTGAGATGGAAAAAAGCCAGAAACCAGGTTTTTGCCAACTACCTACCCTACTATAACATTCTTGCCAAAGCGGCGGAGACATCCTTTGCATCATTCTGTGAAGTGCAGAAGGGCTTTCCTGAGTTTGTAAAGAAGGTTGTTTCGCTTTCtcgagaagaggaagaaactAGAAATGGTGGGGCAATTGATACTTCTATGGGCCTCCCCACTGATCGAGCAAAATCGAATCGGCGACGAAAGCCATTTTACAGTCCTGACCGTAGAAGTGATACCAGAAGTACAAAAGAAAGGCATGACCAAGGCAGCAAGTCCACGGATCAGAACGGGGACAAGTCCCCGGATCAGAACGGGGACGAGACCACGGATCAAAATGGGGACAAAACATTGTCGTTTTAG